From Aedes albopictus strain Foshan chromosome 1, AalbF5, whole genome shotgun sequence, one genomic window encodes:
- the LOC109414134 gene encoding uncharacterized protein LOC109414134 isoform X1, with translation MSFSRDPGHLGISNTHVRNLARQVVNHGVSHYIPVQILHQHLSHESEVDSAGSSLFQLLSVWRRKNLVEYYPDANLGRIPSQLELVAGVWRPIMAGSMIGMLLEPYFAVNSLEVVPVSLLPWTRDLLMNLSNAAQYAVWLSMELALLEPHPMSRPTLAVGYSIHEGLAD, from the exons ATGTCCTTCTCGAGAGATCCTGGCCATCTCGGAATCTCTAATACCCATGTCCGCAACCTGGCTCGCCAAGTGGTTAACCATGGTGTCTCGCATTACATTCCGGTTCAAATTCTGCATCAACACCTGTCGCAC GAGTCGGAGGTGGATTCCGCGGGCAGCTCACTCTTTCAGCTTCTTTCGGTATGGCGTAGGAAGAATTTGGTCGAGTATTATCCGGATGCAAACCTGGGGAGAATCCCGTCGCAACTTGAGCTGGTCGCTGGAGTGTGGCGCCCGATAATGGCGGGCTCAATGATCGGTATGCTACTGGAACCGTATTTCGCAGTAAACTCACTGGAGGTGGTACCGGTATCCCTCCTGCCCTGGACCAGGGATCTCCTGATGAACTTATCAAACGCGGCTCAGTATGCAGTGTGGCTGTCCATGGAGTTGGCCCTTCTCGAACCGCACCCGATGTCGAGACCAACCCTTGCCGTTGGTTACTCGATTCATGAGGGTCTTGCGGATTGA